The stretch of DNA GGAGTGCTTCTGGGCATCGGATTGCACCCCACCGAAGCCAAAACTCTCGAGGTCGTACGCGAATCCGCGCGGCACGGTTTCGGTGCGATTGTCATCAAATCTCTTTCACTGAGCCTGTCGAGCATCGCAGCCCTCGCCGACGCCGAGGGCATCGCACTGCTGGTGGCCGACGACGAACTCGATTGGCGACAACTCGATGCGCTCATCAGCTCGGCACTGCGCTCGGCACCCGATTCGAACACCGAGCTGTCGGGCCTTGCGATCGGCGACCTGTTCGCGCTGGCGAATGCGATTGCGGCTCTCGTCGGCGGTGCGACATCCATCGAAGACCTGCAGGAACGCGTGCTGGCCTATTCCACGGTGCCGGACCAACCGATCGATGAAGACAGACGCGTGGGGATCCTCGGCCGTCAGGTTCCGTTCCTCCCTGAAAACGCCGAACAATATGCTGCGGTGTTTCGAGCGCCGGGAGCTCTCTGGGTTTCCGGCGTCAGGCCGGCCCTCGACCGGGTCGCCGTCGCCATTCGAGCCGGAGCCCAGCCACTTGGCTCCATCTGGGTCGTCGACGCAACGGGTGACATCGATGCGGATGCCCTGGGCGCGCTTGAGCGAGCAGCTGACATCGCCGCCCTCCATCTGCTGCGGGCCAGAAACGCTGCGGATTTGGCGCGGCAGCAACGTGGCGCGTTGCTGCGCCGGCTGCTCGAGGGCGGTGAGGATTCCAAGCTCATTGTCGAGCAACTGGGACTTGACACGGCGGGCAGTTTCATCGCCGTAGGATTCCAGCCGCAGTTCGCCGCGGGCGGCGACGAACCACGGATGGGTCGCCTGATCGACCTCATCGCAATGCAATGCGAGGCTCACCAACACGGCACCGAGTGTGTCGTGCTTGGGAACACGGTTTACTCGCTGTTCACCGGCGCGGCGGCGGCTGACGTTGCGGGAATCCAGTCGATGGCCGAACGACTCGTCGCCCGGGCCGCCAGCGCCCTGCGCCTCGAGGTGCGCGCAGCGCTCGGCTCGACGGTGGCCACCGTCGGCGAGATCAGCCGTTCCCGGCACGACGCCGATTTGGTGTTGCTCTTGCTCGCGAACCACCAAACCGTGGTGAGCGTAGCCAGTGCTCATGAAGCACGCAGCAGATTGACCCTTCTCGAACTGTCACAGGTGTTTCGCGACACCCCACGGCTACTCTCGCCTCACGCATCCGCAGTTCTCGACTGCGATTCTCGCACGGGTTCCGACTATGCGGGCACCCTGCGCACGTACCTCGATAGCGCCCGAGACTCTGCGGTCACCGCTTCACGCCTCTCGGTGCATCAGAACACTCTGCGCTACCGGTTGCGCAGAGCCGAGGAACTGTTCGGCATCGACCTCGGCAATCCCGACGACACCATGACGCTCTGGTTGAGCCTGCGCGTTGTCGAGTTCAACTAAGACTGCAGAGGGCAGGTTACGTAGCCTCGGTGTCGAACGGAGCGAACTCCGCCGCGGCCAACGACTCTTCTTTCGCCAGTTTGCGTTTGAGGTAGGCACCGTCAGGATTGGGGCTGCGTGAGATGACGGCGGTCGCAGCCGGCGTCACAACGTCATCGTCCTCGCTGAGCGCTTCACGGATGATGCGGCGCGGGTCGTATTGACGCGGGTCGAGTTTCTTCCAGTCGAGATCATCGAACTCGGGACCCATCTCGTCGCGCATGCGATCTTTGGCACCGTTGGCCATGGTGCGCAGCTGCTTCACCAGCCGCGCCAACTGGGCCGCGTAGTGTGGAAGCTTGTCGGGTCCAAGCAGAAAGACGGCGATGACCCCGATGATGAGGATCTTCTCGAACGTCAAACCAAACATGACACCAGACTAACCCGCGGCGAGGCCTCCCCGTACCACGGGCTTCGTCCCAATAGTCTTGATCCACACACCTACTGGAGCGGCGCCGTGTCTGATAAAGAACTGAACTGGAAATTTTGCGACGACTTGGTCGTCGAAACCGATGCTCTGGCCCGCGCCAGGGCGCAATCGCTGGAGCTCGGGATCGACGCGATTGCGCCATCCGTCGGAGCACAGTCCGCCGTGGTGGCTGCGGCCACCGGCGCGATGAACATCCTGGAAGTCGGCACCGGGGCCGGCGTTTCGGGCATGTGGTTGTTGACCGGTGCCCCGGCAGCAACCCTCACCTCGATCGACACCGAGATCGATCATCAGCAGCACGCCCGAGTTAATTTCTTGGATGCCGGCATCCCGGCCAAGCGAGTGCGTCTGATTACGGGCAAGGCCGCCGAGGTGCTGCCACGCATGAACGAGAACTCCTACGACATCGTCTTTATCGATGCTGACCCGCAGTCGGTCATCGAATACGTCGAGCATGCCCTGCGCCTGGCTCGCCCGGGCGGTACCGTGCTCGTTGCGCACGCCCTCTGGCGTGGACGGGTCGCCGACCCGGCGCAGCGCGACGATGTGGCCACCGGCTTCCGCACCCTGCTCACCGAGATCGTGTCGTCGAATGCCGTCGTCAGCGCGCTGTCTCCCGTCGGCGATGGGCTGTTGCAGATCACTAAGACGCGAGCCTAGATTTCGCCCGGAACAACGGGCACAAAAAACGGCTGCGCAGTCACTGCGCAGCCGTTCTTAGTTGTTTGCGAGGCTACTTTGCCAGGGCAACGACATCGGCGAGTGCGTCGTGAAGCTCCTTGGCCTCAGCGTCGTTCACAGAGACGACGAGTCGACCTCCACCTTCGAGCGGAACCCGCACGATGATAAGGCGCCCCTCTTTCACAGCCTCCATAGGACCGTCTCCAGTGCGTGGCTTCATGGCCGCCATGAACTCCCCTTCCATTCGTGTTTGACTTCTATTATCGACCATTCAGGCCCGTAACTGATAATCACGGCGGAGTCCAGTCGGCGCCGTCGACGCCCCAACAGATCAAAAGCCATCCCCATTGACCCGCGATCCCCAACACAATAAGCGCAACCCGGTAGATCACACTGCGCGGAATCGCCATTGCACCGAGTAGCGGAAACATGGGCATGAGTAGACGGAACGTACTCGACTGAGGAAAGAACACGGCGAGCAGGTATAGGCCGTAGCTCGCCAACCAGAACCGCAGGTCGACACCCAACCGGCGCACCGGCGGCGCGAACAGCAGGAGGGCGAACGCGAGGATGAGCGCGATGACGGCGATGATGCCGAACGGCGTGCCCAACCACCAGACCCCGCCTTGGAACCAGGCGCTGAATGGAACGAGTTCCGTATAGCCGATGTACGCCGAGCGCCAGGCCAACTCGGTGTCGGTATAGGCCATCATCGACCCCGTCCCGATCCAGGCGATGAGCGGCCAGGCTAGCCCCATCAGCCCGCTGAACACGGCAACGGATGCCGCCAGCACCCCGTCACGCAGGCTGAACGGATTCCGGCGTCGCGTCACCCAACGGTAGATGACGTGCACGCCGAGCGCGAGCGCGAAAGCCAATCCGCTGGGCCGGGTCAGTGCCATCACCGCAATGACCGGAAACAGCAGCGCATAACGGCGTTCGAGCAGCAGGAGCAATGCCACGGTGAGAAAGAACAGATACATCGACTCGGCATAGCCGAATTGCAGAAGCGGCGAGAGCGGTGCAACGCAGAACAAGACAACTGAGAACATCGCGTTTGACGATGGCAGCACACGCAGCATCAAGCGGTAGAAGACCAAGGCCGTGCCCAGGCTGAAGGCCACCGAGACGAAAACGGCCACCGGCCCCCAGTCCAGACCGGTGATCAGCATGAGCAACCGAACCACGGTGGGATATCCGGGCATGAAAGCCCAGGCGTTTTCCCCCACGTGTCCCGCGTCGGTGACCGGGAGTTCTGACGGGTATCCGCCGACGGCAACGATGTTGTACCAGAGCGCGTCCCACATGTTGGCGAAGGCGACGT from Leifsonia psychrotolerans encodes:
- a CDS encoding PucR family transcriptional regulator, producing MVTPREVQSERSERTELSVGELLGILDGGGLHLASGRPEILLPRTSPTLYDPWAPSSGRRSGVLLGIGLHPTEAKTLEVVRESARHGFGAIVIKSLSLSLSSIAALADAEGIALLVADDELDWRQLDALISSALRSAPDSNTELSGLAIGDLFALANAIAALVGGATSIEDLQERVLAYSTVPDQPIDEDRRVGILGRQVPFLPENAEQYAAVFRAPGALWVSGVRPALDRVAVAIRAGAQPLGSIWVVDATGDIDADALGALERAADIAALHLLRARNAADLARQQRGALLRRLLEGGEDSKLIVEQLGLDTAGSFIAVGFQPQFAAGGDEPRMGRLIDLIAMQCEAHQHGTECVVLGNTVYSLFTGAAAADVAGIQSMAERLVARAASALRLEVRAALGSTVATVGEISRSRHDADLVLLLLANHQTVVSVASAHEARSRLTLLELSQVFRDTPRLLSPHASAVLDCDSRTGSDYAGTLRTYLDSARDSAVTASRLSVHQNTLRYRLRRAEELFGIDLGNPDDTMTLWLSLRVVEFN
- a CDS encoding sec-independent translocase; protein product: MFGLTFEKILIIGVIAVFLLGPDKLPHYAAQLARLVKQLRTMANGAKDRMRDEMGPEFDDLDWKKLDPRQYDPRRIIREALSEDDDVVTPAATAVISRSPNPDGAYLKRKLAKEESLAAAEFAPFDTEAT
- a CDS encoding class I SAM-dependent methyltransferase, with product MSDKELNWKFCDDLVVETDALARARAQSLELGIDAIAPSVGAQSAVVAAATGAMNILEVGTGAGVSGMWLLTGAPAATLTSIDTEIDHQQHARVNFLDAGIPAKRVRLITGKAAEVLPRMNENSYDIVFIDADPQSVIEYVEHALRLARPGGTVLVAHALWRGRVADPAQRDDVATGFRTLLTEIVSSNAVVSALSPVGDGLLQITKTRA
- a CDS encoding DUF3117 domain-containing protein, whose translation is MAAMKPRTGDGPMEAVKEGRLIIVRVPLEGGGRLVVSVNDAEAKELHDALADVVALAK